One window from the genome of Vidua chalybeata isolate OUT-0048 chromosome 3, bVidCha1 merged haplotype, whole genome shotgun sequence encodes:
- the POLR1C gene encoding DNA-directed RNA polymerases I and III subunit RPAC1 isoform X1 yields MAARRGTDEMRDRVVLGEFGVRNVHTTDFPGNYPGYEDAWDQRRFEEAFRVDVIREEGDTLEFDMVGIDAAIANAFRRILLAEVPTMAVEKVFVYNNTSIVQDEILAHRLGLIPIRADPRLFEYRNQGDQEGTEIDTLQFQLKIKCKRNPQAAKESSDPDELYFNHKVYSKHMTWVPLGNQTDLFPDADFRPVHDDILIALLRPGQEIDVLMHCVKGIGKDHAKFSPVATASYRLLPDITLLQPIEDEAAETLQKCFSPGVIEVQNINGKKVARVANARLDTFSREVFRHEGLKNLVRLARVRNHYIFSVESTGILPPDVLVSEAIKILMGKCQRFLNELDSVSME; encoded by the exons ATGGCGGCCCGGCGGGGCACGGACGAGATGCGGGACCGCGTGGTGCTGGGCGAGTTCGGCGTCCGCAAC GTCCACACCACCGACTTCCCCGGGAACTACCCCGGCTACGAGGACGCCTGGGACCAGCGGCGCTTCGAGGAG GCGTTCCGCGTGGATGTGATCCGTGAGGAAGGGGACACCCTGGAGTTCGACATGGTGGGCATCGACGCCGCCATCGCCAACGCCTTCCGCCGCATCCTGCTCGCCGAG GTGCCAACGATGGCTGTAGAGAAGGTCTTTGTGTACAACAACACATCCATTGTGCAGGATGAAATTCTGGCTCATCGGTTGGGCCTCATCCCTATCCGAGCTGACCCTCGGCTCTTTGAATACAGAAACCAAG GAGATCAGGAAGGCACTGAAATTGATACTCTGCAGTTTCAGCTGAAAATCAAATGCAAACGAAACCCTCAGGCTGCCAAGGAATCATCTGATCCTGATGAACTATATTTCAATCATAAAG TGTACAGTAAACACATGACATGGGTGCCCTTGGGGAATCAGACAGACCTTTTTCCAGATGCTGACTTCCGTCCTGTTCACGATGACATCCTCATTGCACTGTTGCGACCTGGACAGGAAATAGATGTGCTTATGCACTGTGTCAAGGGTATAG GTAAGGATCATGCCAAGTTTTCTCCTGTGGCCACAGCCAGTTATCGACTGCTTCCTGACATTACTCTCCTGCAGCCTATTGAGGATGAGGCAGCTGAGACGTTGCAGAAGTGCTTTTCCCCTGGGGTCATTGAGGTCCAGAATATCAATG GAAAAAAGGTGGCAAGAGTAGCCAATGCACGGCTGGACACATTCAGCAGAGAAGTTTTCCGACATGAGGGTCTGAAAAACCTTGTGCGCCTGGCAAGAGTACGGAACCATTACATCT TTTCAGTGGAGTCGACGGGTATCTTGCCTCCAGATGTGCTGGTGAGTGAAGCCATCAAGATCCTGATGGGAAAGTGTCAGCGTTTCCTCAATGAACTGGACTCTGTGTCTATGGAGTGA
- the POLR1C gene encoding DNA-directed RNA polymerases I and III subunit RPAC1 isoform X2, giving the protein MAARRGTDEMRDRVVLGEFGVRNVHTTDFPGNYPGYEDAWDQRRFEEAFRVDVIREEGDTLEFDMVGIDAAIANAFRRILLAEVPTMAVEKVFVYNNTSIVQDEILAHRLGLIPIRADPRLFEYRNQDQEGTEIDTLQFQLKIKCKRNPQAAKESSDPDELYFNHKVYSKHMTWVPLGNQTDLFPDADFRPVHDDILIALLRPGQEIDVLMHCVKGIGKDHAKFSPVATASYRLLPDITLLQPIEDEAAETLQKCFSPGVIEVQNINGKKVARVANARLDTFSREVFRHEGLKNLVRLARVRNHYIFSVESTGILPPDVLVSEAIKILMGKCQRFLNELDSVSME; this is encoded by the exons ATGGCGGCCCGGCGGGGCACGGACGAGATGCGGGACCGCGTGGTGCTGGGCGAGTTCGGCGTCCGCAAC GTCCACACCACCGACTTCCCCGGGAACTACCCCGGCTACGAGGACGCCTGGGACCAGCGGCGCTTCGAGGAG GCGTTCCGCGTGGATGTGATCCGTGAGGAAGGGGACACCCTGGAGTTCGACATGGTGGGCATCGACGCCGCCATCGCCAACGCCTTCCGCCGCATCCTGCTCGCCGAG GTGCCAACGATGGCTGTAGAGAAGGTCTTTGTGTACAACAACACATCCATTGTGCAGGATGAAATTCTGGCTCATCGGTTGGGCCTCATCCCTATCCGAGCTGACCCTCGGCTCTTTGAATACAGAAACCAAG ATCAGGAAGGCACTGAAATTGATACTCTGCAGTTTCAGCTGAAAATCAAATGCAAACGAAACCCTCAGGCTGCCAAGGAATCATCTGATCCTGATGAACTATATTTCAATCATAAAG TGTACAGTAAACACATGACATGGGTGCCCTTGGGGAATCAGACAGACCTTTTTCCAGATGCTGACTTCCGTCCTGTTCACGATGACATCCTCATTGCACTGTTGCGACCTGGACAGGAAATAGATGTGCTTATGCACTGTGTCAAGGGTATAG GTAAGGATCATGCCAAGTTTTCTCCTGTGGCCACAGCCAGTTATCGACTGCTTCCTGACATTACTCTCCTGCAGCCTATTGAGGATGAGGCAGCTGAGACGTTGCAGAAGTGCTTTTCCCCTGGGGTCATTGAGGTCCAGAATATCAATG GAAAAAAGGTGGCAAGAGTAGCCAATGCACGGCTGGACACATTCAGCAGAGAAGTTTTCCGACATGAGGGTCTGAAAAACCTTGTGCGCCTGGCAAGAGTACGGAACCATTACATCT TTTCAGTGGAGTCGACGGGTATCTTGCCTCCAGATGTGCTGGTGAGTGAAGCCATCAAGATCCTGATGGGAAAGTGTCAGCGTTTCCTCAATGAACTGGACTCTGTGTCTATGGAGTGA
- the YIPF3 gene encoding protein YIPF3 isoform X2 produces MGRFRGQHGGGSAVIDMENMDDTSGSSFEDMGEMHQRMKEEEEEEADGEAGAGEEEDGEFLGMKGLRGQLGRQVADQMWQVGKRQASRAFSLYANIDILRPYFDVEPVQVRARLLESMIPVKMINFPQKIAGELYGPLMLVFTLVAILLHGMKTSDTIIREGTLMGTAIGTCFGYWLGVSSFMYFLAYLCNAQITMVQMLSLLGYGLFGHCITLFVTYNIHFHSLFYIFWLVVGGLSTLRMVAVLVSRTVGHTQRLILCGTLAALHMLFLLYLHFAYHKVVEGILDTLEGPNMPPFQRVARDIPVVSNAVLNTTAKAIALTL; encoded by the exons ATGGGGCGGTTTCGAGGACAACAT GGTGGCGGCTCCGCCGTCATCGACATGGAGAACATGGACGACACGTCGGGCTCCAGCTTCGAGGACATGGGAGAGATGCACCAGCGcatgaaggaggaggaggaggaagaggcggATGGCGAGGCGGGCGCCGGCGAGGAGGAGGACGGGGAGTTCCTGGGCATGAAGGGGCTGCGGGGGCAGCTGGGCCGGCAGGTCGCTGACCAG ATGTGGCAGGTGGGGAAGAGACAAGCCTCCAGGGCCTTCAGCCTCTATGCCAACATCGACATTCTCCGGCCCTACTTCGATGTGGAGCCCGTCCAAGTGCGAGCCAG ACTGCTGGAGTCCATGATTCCTGTGAAGATGATTAATTTCCCACAG AAGATTGCAGGCGAGCTGTATGGACCCCTCATGCTGGTTTTCACACTGGTGGCCATTCTTTTGCATGGAATGAAGACCTCAGACACCATCATT AGGGAAGGCACGCTGATGGGCACAGCCATTGGCACCTGCTTCGGTTACTGGCTGGGCGTCTCATCTTTCATGTATTTCCTGGCATATCTGTGCAATGCCCAAATCACGATGGTGCAGATGCTGTCACTGTTG gGCTACGGTCTTTTCGGACACTGCATCACTCTCTTTGTCACCTATAATATCCACTTCCACTCCCTCTTCTATATCTTCTGGTTGGTTGTTGGTGGACTCTCTACACTACGAATG GTTGCTGTTTTGGTGTCACGCACCGTGGGACATACCCAGCGGCTCATCCTGTGTGGGACTCTTGCTGCTCTGCATATGCTTTTCCTCCTCTATCTGCACTTTGCTTATCACAAGGTGGTAGAAG gtATCCTGGACACATTGGAAGGACCCAACATGCCACCCTTTCAGAGAGTTGCCCGAGACATTCCAGTTGTTTCCAATGCTGTATTGAACACAACAGCCAAAGCCATTGCATTGACCCTCTAG
- the POLR1C gene encoding DNA-directed RNA polymerases I and III subunit RPAC1 isoform X3: protein MAARRGTDEMRDRVVLGEFGVRNVHTTDFPGNYPGYEDAWDQRRFEEAFRVDVIREEGDTLEFDMVGIDAAIANAFRRILLAEVPTMAVEKVFVYNNTSIVQDEILAHRLGLIPIRADPRLFEYRNQGDQEGTEIDTLQFQLKIKCKRNPQAAKESSDPDELYFNHKDADFRPVHDDILIALLRPGQEIDVLMHCVKGIGKDHAKFSPVATASYRLLPDITLLQPIEDEAAETLQKCFSPGVIEVQNINGKKVARVANARLDTFSREVFRHEGLKNLVRLARVRNHYIFSVESTGILPPDVLVSEAIKILMGKCQRFLNELDSVSME, encoded by the exons ATGGCGGCCCGGCGGGGCACGGACGAGATGCGGGACCGCGTGGTGCTGGGCGAGTTCGGCGTCCGCAAC GTCCACACCACCGACTTCCCCGGGAACTACCCCGGCTACGAGGACGCCTGGGACCAGCGGCGCTTCGAGGAG GCGTTCCGCGTGGATGTGATCCGTGAGGAAGGGGACACCCTGGAGTTCGACATGGTGGGCATCGACGCCGCCATCGCCAACGCCTTCCGCCGCATCCTGCTCGCCGAG GTGCCAACGATGGCTGTAGAGAAGGTCTTTGTGTACAACAACACATCCATTGTGCAGGATGAAATTCTGGCTCATCGGTTGGGCCTCATCCCTATCCGAGCTGACCCTCGGCTCTTTGAATACAGAAACCAAG GAGATCAGGAAGGCACTGAAATTGATACTCTGCAGTTTCAGCTGAAAATCAAATGCAAACGAAACCCTCAGGCTGCCAAGGAATCATCTGATCCTGATGAACTATATTTCAATCATAAAG ATGCTGACTTCCGTCCTGTTCACGATGACATCCTCATTGCACTGTTGCGACCTGGACAGGAAATAGATGTGCTTATGCACTGTGTCAAGGGTATAG GTAAGGATCATGCCAAGTTTTCTCCTGTGGCCACAGCCAGTTATCGACTGCTTCCTGACATTACTCTCCTGCAGCCTATTGAGGATGAGGCAGCTGAGACGTTGCAGAAGTGCTTTTCCCCTGGGGTCATTGAGGTCCAGAATATCAATG GAAAAAAGGTGGCAAGAGTAGCCAATGCACGGCTGGACACATTCAGCAGAGAAGTTTTCCGACATGAGGGTCTGAAAAACCTTGTGCGCCTGGCAAGAGTACGGAACCATTACATCT TTTCAGTGGAGTCGACGGGTATCTTGCCTCCAGATGTGCTGGTGAGTGAAGCCATCAAGATCCTGATGGGAAAGTGTCAGCGTTTCCTCAATGAACTGGACTCTGTGTCTATGGAGTGA
- the YIPF3 gene encoding protein YIPF3 isoform X1, whose product MAAPGAAGGGRSGAPAAEWGGFEDNMQGGGSAVIDMENMDDTSGSSFEDMGEMHQRMKEEEEEEADGEAGAGEEEDGEFLGMKGLRGQLGRQVADQMWQVGKRQASRAFSLYANIDILRPYFDVEPVQVRARLLESMIPVKMINFPQKIAGELYGPLMLVFTLVAILLHGMKTSDTIIREGTLMGTAIGTCFGYWLGVSSFMYFLAYLCNAQITMVQMLSLLGYGLFGHCITLFVTYNIHFHSLFYIFWLVVGGLSTLRMVAVLVSRTVGHTQRLILCGTLAALHMLFLLYLHFAYHKVVEGILDTLEGPNMPPFQRVARDIPVVSNAVLNTTAKAIALTL is encoded by the exons ATGGCcgcgccgggggcggcgggcggcggcagAAGCGGTGCCCCCGCCGCCGAATGGGGCGGTTTCGAGGACAACATGCAg GGTGGCGGCTCCGCCGTCATCGACATGGAGAACATGGACGACACGTCGGGCTCCAGCTTCGAGGACATGGGAGAGATGCACCAGCGcatgaaggaggaggaggaggaagaggcggATGGCGAGGCGGGCGCCGGCGAGGAGGAGGACGGGGAGTTCCTGGGCATGAAGGGGCTGCGGGGGCAGCTGGGCCGGCAGGTCGCTGACCAG ATGTGGCAGGTGGGGAAGAGACAAGCCTCCAGGGCCTTCAGCCTCTATGCCAACATCGACATTCTCCGGCCCTACTTCGATGTGGAGCCCGTCCAAGTGCGAGCCAG ACTGCTGGAGTCCATGATTCCTGTGAAGATGATTAATTTCCCACAG AAGATTGCAGGCGAGCTGTATGGACCCCTCATGCTGGTTTTCACACTGGTGGCCATTCTTTTGCATGGAATGAAGACCTCAGACACCATCATT AGGGAAGGCACGCTGATGGGCACAGCCATTGGCACCTGCTTCGGTTACTGGCTGGGCGTCTCATCTTTCATGTATTTCCTGGCATATCTGTGCAATGCCCAAATCACGATGGTGCAGATGCTGTCACTGTTG gGCTACGGTCTTTTCGGACACTGCATCACTCTCTTTGTCACCTATAATATCCACTTCCACTCCCTCTTCTATATCTTCTGGTTGGTTGTTGGTGGACTCTCTACACTACGAATG GTTGCTGTTTTGGTGTCACGCACCGTGGGACATACCCAGCGGCTCATCCTGTGTGGGACTCTTGCTGCTCTGCATATGCTTTTCCTCCTCTATCTGCACTTTGCTTATCACAAGGTGGTAGAAG gtATCCTGGACACATTGGAAGGACCCAACATGCCACCCTTTCAGAGAGTTGCCCGAGACATTCCAGTTGTTTCCAATGCTGTATTGAACACAACAGCCAAAGCCATTGCATTGACCCTCTAG
- the LRRC73 gene encoding leucine-rich repeat-containing protein 73: MLPGSIQISGETLSGAEIRDICESLRENSVRLLSLRGCQLSERDFGHVCRGVAESRSLAQLNLNLGIVSNINRVKQLAEALKTNRSVQSLFLHGSPLTDAGLALLNPALSIHPSLVALDLGDCMLGDEGINLICGLLPPDGAKSGLKELTLSANPGITSKGWGRLAIAVAHSSQLRVLNLDYNPLGDQVAGMLAVAVASSRTLEVLDLEGTGLTNQSAQTLLDMVENYPTALRTLILAENNISPELQQQISDLLSEGEEEEETELHEVTAREKNPWICQNNSSSQMVLMTSGLGDSLLAETEM; the protein is encoded by the exons ATGCTGCCGGGGTCTATCCAGATCTCCGGGGAGACACTGTCAGGGGCGGAGATCCGGGACATCTGCGAGAGCCTGCGGGAGAACTCGGTGCGGCTGCTGTCGCTGCGGGGCTGCCAGCTCTCCGAGCGGGACTTCGGGCACGTCTGCCGCGGGGTAGCCGAATCCCGCTCCCTCGCTCAGCTCAACCTCAACCTGGGCATCGTCTCCAACATCAACCGCGTCAAGCAGCTGGCCGAGGCCCTGAAGACGAACCGCTCCGTTCAGTCCCTCTT CCTCCATGGGAGTCCCTTGACAGATGCAGGCTTGGCCCTCCTCAACCCTGCTCTCTCCATCCACCCTTCGCTGGTGGCTCTGGATCTAGGAGACTGCATGCTGGGTGATGAAGGCATCAACCTTATCTGTGGGCTCCTGCCGCCTGATGGGGCCAAGTCTG gcctCAAAGAGCTAACACTGAGCGCCAACCCAGGCATCACAAGTAAAGGCTGGGGACGCCTAGCCATTGCAGTGGCTCACAGCTCACAGCTCCGCGTGCTGAACCTGGACTACAACCCCCTAG GTGACCAGGTAGCCGGGATGCTCGCTGTCGCTGTGGCCTCCAGTCGAACCCTCGAAGTGCTGGACTTGGAGGGAACAGGACTTACCAACCAGTCAGCTCAG ACCTTGCTGGACATGGTAGAGAATTACCCCACAGCCCTACGGACACTCATCCTGGCAGAGAACAACATTagtcctgagctgcagcagcagatctCTGATCTTCTCTCAGAGggcgaggaagaggaggagacaGAGCTCCATGAAGTCACAGCCAGGGAGAAGAACCCCTGGATCTGCCAGAACA ATTCCAGCTCCCAGATGGTCCTGATGACATCAGGCCTCGGTGACAGCCTCCtggcagaaacagaaatgtag